Genomic window (Spirosoma sp. KCTC 42546):
TGTATGGGCAACGCCAGCCGCAGGTAATGCTAACGGCCCCCCTTCGAATTGGCGACGAGATTACGGGGATCATCGGCGTAAAATCGTACGACGATGCGCAGACCTATGGACCCCGTGATCTGGAGTTGCTGGAGTTTATTTCGGGACAGGTGGCGCTGGCCATTGCCCGAAAGCAGTCGGAGGCACGCCTGGATAAGCAGAACGCCCGGCTGAACGCCATTTTCGACAGTAGTACGTATTTGATCTGGTCGGTGAATAAAGCGCTGCAACTCACCTCGTTCAACAAAAACTACGCCCGTCTGATTGAATATCAAGTCCATGAAACACCAGCCATCAAGGCCAGCGCGCCCGAACTTGGCTGGCGCATGATTGGGGATGACAATCGACAACGACTCGAAGAACATTACCGGAAAGCTTTCCGGGGGCATGCTCAGAATTTTGAACTCCATTTTATGACCCCCAGCGGTGAAACGTATTATGAGTTTCACCTCAACCCAATTTTACTGGCGGGTGGTGTTATTGACGAAGTATCGGGGATTGCCCGGAACATCACCAACCGCCGACGGGCTGAAATTGCCACCCGGCAGAGTGAAGAAAAATTCCGGGGTATCTTCGAAAATCTACAGGACATTTATGCCCGGGTAGATCGAAAAGGGCGCGTTACGATGATCAGCCCATCCATCTTTAAACGAATGGGGTACACGCCGGACGAAGTGCTGGGCCAGGAGATAACCAAGTTCTTTATCGACGAAAATGCGATTCGGCATGCCATGTTCAAACTAGGCCGGAATCGGAGCCTACGTAATTTCGAAGCGAGTATGCGTCGGAAAGATGGCAGCGAACGCCAGTACATGTTTAACATGCTGATGTTGAACGATGAACCGGGCAGTAACTCGGTAGTAGCTGTACTGGCCCGTGATATCACCGAGCTGAAAAAGCAATCGGCCGAGTTAGTAAAAGCAAAAGACGAAGCCGAACGGTCATTGAAAGTAAAAGAGCAGTTTCTGGCCAACATGAGTCACGAAATCCGAACGCCCATGAACGGGGTTATCGGCATGATTGATCTGCTGAACGATACGCAGTTGGACGAGGAACAGCGTAGCTATGTAAGAACCGTTAAACGCTCGTCGGAAACGCTGCTGAACATTCTGAACGACATTCTGGACCTCTCCAAAATTGAGGCCGGAAAGATGGTTCTTCACGAGTCGCCGGTAGCGTTTAAGGAGATTTTTGAGAAGCTGATTGCGCTCTTTGGTCAGCAGGCCAATTCTAAAAACAATGATCTAACGTATCATCTTGGGCCAGACCTGCCCACGTTTGTCATTGCCGACCAGACCCGGTTACTGCAAATTCTGTCGAATCTAACCAGCAATGCCATCAAATTCACTGAGCACGGTTCCATCCGGGTTGAGGCTTCGCTGATTAGCAAGCGGGGTAAATTCAACCGGATTCGGGTGGCGGTTAAGGATTCAGGGATCGGTATTTCTCCCCAGAATATTAACCTGCTGTTCAATTCGTTCAGTCAGGTAGATACGTCCTCCCGGAAATCATTCGGTGGTACGGGACTTGGGCTGGCCATTTCGAAAGAACTGGCTCACCTGATGAAAGGTGAAGTGGGCGTGGAATCAACGGTTGGCATGGGTAGCACCTTCTGGTTCACGATTGAACTGAAAGAAACCGCCATAAGCCCAACGCAACAGGCGACCGAAGTGGCCGAGATTGCCCTGGCCAACTTCTTCAGCACCTACCATCCGAATGTATTATTGGTCGATGATAATGCGGTGAACCGCAAAGTAGCGAGCGAAATCCTTCGAAAGTCAGGCTGCATTGTCACTACCGCCGACAGTGGCCCGGCCGCTATTCGGGAAGTAGAATCCAGAGAAGCAGGCGCTACTACCGGCGAATACGCGGGGTTTGATGTCATTTTTATGGACATACAGATGCCGGATATGGACGGTGTTGAAGCCACTCGCCGACTGCGCGAACAGTTTGGCAAACGCCTACCGACCATTGTAGCCATGACGGCCTATTCGATGAAGGAAGATCGGGAACGCTTCATCAGTCAGGGTCTGGACGACTATATTGCCAAGCCAATCCGTGCGCAGAGTCTGGTTGCCAAGGTCAAAGAGCTGACGGATGCAAATCGTGCCAAACATGCTCCTGAGCTTCCGGTGGCACCCGTAGCCAAACCCATCATGAAGGTTGCCGAACCCGCTTTACCCATTATTGACGAAGAGATTGTTGGGCAACTTCGCGACATAGGCGGTCAGGATTTGGTAGACAGCATCATGGAAGAATTCGTAACAGAAGCCAGTGACCTGGTCAACGGCTCGCTATCGGCTTACTCGTTGGGTGATATTCCGACCGTTAAGAGCCATCTGCATACCTTGAAAGGCAGTGCTGGTACCATCGGAGTATCCCGCGTAGCTGATATTGCGCGTACCGCCGAAGGTAAATTGAAACTCAACGATACCAGTGGGTTGGCCGAAGCATTACAGGCACTCGAGCAGGCATTCGAGGAGTTTTTGGCGGAGTGGAAGAAGTAAGTACGTACAGACGACTTTTATATACCCGGCAATGGAAAATACCAGTTCATTGCCGGGTATTTTAGTTAGTCATCCGCCAAACTCGCGTAGGCTTGGACATCGAATTCCTGAGCAATCCGTCACTCGGTTGGGAGCCTCCAGAATAACGTGATTAACCCTCCATAGTGGCCAATTTGCGCATGGCATGAATCTTGTATACCTGCATCAACCAAGGAGTTCTCAATCATTTATAGGAGCGATTTCTCCCCGGATTCGTTTCATCATCTCCCAAAACAGTCAGTAGATTATCAGTAGTCACCCGAATTTGACCGGCGAGTATATACTTGGCTTTAAAATTGCCGTTCACTAGGTTACTTATTTATAATCACTGGACAGGGAAGTTGAACAAACCAGGCTATTGAGGCCTTTGTCCATACTTTCCTGAATACCTCACTAATCAGTTAGGGTATCGCATGCTCAATTGGCTATACTAAAAAGAGTCATACGATCGCATTTGGCACTATGAGTTACTGATCTATGGGCCTACTGATTCGTGCTATAAACGAGCATCTGTGACATCGACTTTACTTAACCAACTCCTACATGCAGCCAAGGTTTTACCTAAGCAAGATTGCCTTTTCTATCATGTTCGTCATGGGGACTTTCATTGTCAAAGCCCAGCAAACCTATTTTACATCAGCCCCAACAGGTCGGATGAAAATGGATGTTTCCATGACCAGAAACATAAAAAAGCTATCGTTTTATTTACTCAAAGAAGATCAATTACGAAGCTATTTAGCCAAAGCACCCCTTGAATTCAGAAATAATGGCACGCCACTACCCCTGGAGGTCCCGTTACCAAACGGTATGCTGGAAACATTTGCGATGCAGGAGTCGCCAATACTTTCCGAAACAGTAGCTGCCAAACATCCCGAGATCAAAACGTATACAGGTAAGGGTAAAACCAACTCAAGCTATACTATTCGAATAAGCTTCACAGCCTTAGGCTTTAATGCTATAATGTTAGGCCCAAACCACGATGCAGTTT
Coding sequences:
- a CDS encoding PAS domain S-box protein, with translation MRWSAKTKDELVAEIQRLHHERDGLTLSDAQPIFNVRQTVDQLNLVGLTIERDGTLSYANPYTYRVTAWQPEDVIGKNFFEIFIPPTDRARLEIEFEDALVKGGFPEQKEITLLARSGALRNVQLNSVIINGDDGHVSSFTVIGEDVTNKRRVASALSNTNAQLQDLVDNTSDLIQLLTLDGKFIFVNRAWREALGYSSEEISALNLRDVLHPDYATSTLGLLRRIQEGDKLPYVETVFRSKTGKTLFLSGSVNCRFDNGRPTAFRCILHDTTGKIRAEKSQKLYYSIANWTINTPNLGELYHKIHEELGNIIDARNFFIALYDSTKTFLSFPYYVDEYFGSNMRFTKRKLGNGIIEYTILANKPLFLYERDIRQLEEHHNIDLYGQRQPQVMLTAPLRIGDEITGIIGVKSYDDAQTYGPRDLELLEFISGQVALAIARKQSEARLDKQNARLNAIFDSSTYLIWSVNKALQLTSFNKNYARLIEYQVHETPAIKASAPELGWRMIGDDNRQRLEEHYRKAFRGHAQNFELHFMTPSGETYYEFHLNPILLAGGVIDEVSGIARNITNRRRAEIATRQSEEKFRGIFENLQDIYARVDRKGRVTMISPSIFKRMGYTPDEVLGQEITKFFIDENAIRHAMFKLGRNRSLRNFEASMRRKDGSERQYMFNMLMLNDEPGSNSVVAVLARDITELKKQSAELVKAKDEAERSLKVKEQFLANMSHEIRTPMNGVIGMIDLLNDTQLDEEQRSYVRTVKRSSETLLNILNDILDLSKIEAGKMVLHESPVAFKEIFEKLIALFGQQANSKNNDLTYHLGPDLPTFVIADQTRLLQILSNLTSNAIKFTEHGSIRVEASLISKRGKFNRIRVAVKDSGIGISPQNINLLFNSFSQVDTSSRKSFGGTGLGLAISKELAHLMKGEVGVESTVGMGSTFWFTIELKETAISPTQQATEVAEIALANFFSTYHPNVLLVDDNAVNRKVASEILRKSGCIVTTADSGPAAIREVESREAGATTGEYAGFDVIFMDIQMPDMDGVEATRRLREQFGKRLPTIVAMTAYSMKEDRERFISQGLDDYIAKPIRAQSLVAKVKELTDANRAKHAPELPVAPVAKPIMKVAEPALPIIDEEIVGQLRDIGGQDLVDSIMEEFVTEASDLVNGSLSAYSLGDIPTVKSHLHTLKGSAGTIGVSRVADIARTAEGKLKLNDTSGLAEALQALEQAFEEFLAEWKK